In Alkalihalobacterium alkalinitrilicum, a genomic segment contains:
- a CDS encoding GerAB/ArcD/ProY family transporter — MTYPKIKENFQISSYLVFFTIHAMQIGVGVLGFQRIIVKTAGFDAWIAVIIGGIVVHILIWMIYKILSPSGGDIVFVHQQLFGKWLGGFLSVLLILYFLGLAIVVLRTYIEVIQVWIFTEIPTWVFSLVAVLLLWYLINGGFRAVVGLAVISVFIPIPLFLLLILPLEFANFINLLPIWRQTIGEMLIGARDTTLSFLGFELLLMYFPFLKNKESSLKWAQLGALYTTVIYLFIMIISLVFYSEEQLSRTIWATLTLYKIVELPFIERFEYISISLWMIIVAPNIALAIWAATRACKEVFKVQQKKVLIPVLLILAVTTSLFVSRDEVNLLNEYYSYIGFGIVFVYIPLLFIIQQLTNKVRKSQNETM; from the coding sequence ATGACATATCCTAAAATAAAAGAGAACTTTCAAATTTCCTCCTATTTAGTATTTTTTACTATTCATGCGATGCAAATTGGGGTAGGCGTTCTTGGCTTTCAACGTATCATCGTTAAAACGGCAGGGTTTGATGCGTGGATTGCAGTAATAATAGGAGGAATAGTTGTTCACATTTTAATCTGGATGATTTATAAGATTTTAAGTCCAAGTGGTGGAGATATCGTCTTTGTTCATCAGCAATTGTTTGGCAAATGGCTTGGTGGATTTCTAAGTGTTTTATTAATTCTTTATTTTTTAGGACTGGCTATTGTTGTACTCCGAACATATATTGAAGTCATTCAAGTATGGATTTTTACTGAAATTCCAACATGGGTTTTTAGTCTTGTTGCAGTTTTGCTACTTTGGTATTTAATAAATGGTGGATTTCGTGCAGTAGTTGGATTAGCTGTTATTAGTGTATTTATACCAATACCGTTATTTCTGCTGTTAATTTTACCGCTAGAATTTGCAAATTTTATTAACTTACTACCGATTTGGAGGCAAACTATTGGAGAAATGCTAATCGGAGCAAGAGATACAACCTTATCGTTTTTAGGATTTGAATTATTATTGATGTACTTTCCCTTTTTAAAAAATAAGGAAAGCTCACTAAAGTGGGCACAGCTAGGTGCATTGTATACGACAGTTATTTATTTATTCATTATGATTATCAGTTTAGTTTTCTATAGTGAAGAACAATTAAGCCGTACCATATGGGCAACTCTAACATTATATAAAATTGTAGAGCTTCCGTTTATTGAAAGATTTGAATATATAAGTATTTCTCTATGGATGATTATTGTAGCTCCTAACATTGCTTTAGCAATCTGGGCAGCGACACGAGCCTGTAAAGAGGTCTTTAAAGTCCAACAAAAAAAGGTCCTAATTCCTGTATTACTTATTTTAGCGGTAACCACAAGTTTGTTTGTATCACGAGATGAAGTAAACCTTTTAAACGAATATTACTCGTATATTGGATTTGGTATCGTATTTGTATATATTCCTTTACTATTTATTATCCAGCAACTTACGAATAAAGTGAGGAAAAGTCAAAATGAAACAATGTAA
- a CDS encoding spore germination protein produces the protein MLLKWLVKQMHSNQGQQETITSVLNVFQKSTDFNAYEHYNSPVPYKLMFFSSLVDPDRLHKDVLPYVNKYITEGIEVLKEKIPIEEVTITSDTREIKNKVLQGNILLQLVADKEECLLIEASVNFERDVGMPEIEFTVTGPQESFIESLDTNINLIRKRLPLPNLQIKEIEVGKITKSKVVVLFIEGIADQENVKTMVQRIEDIEFDQILDSSMLNQMVSDSSFSIFPVYVNTERPDRVSAALTEGKVVVLSSGSPEAFFGPTTLIEFFSSLEDYYLPWHIASFVRILRFFAVSFSVLAAPIYIAVLTFHYELIPKDLLATIISSRSNIPFPPIIEALFLEFTIELLREAGARLPTKVGQTIGIVGGIVIGQASVEAGLTSNILLIIVALSALASFTTPVYQMGNTIRIIRFPIMIAAAILGGIGIVICLLFTIAHLVRLTSLGRPYLEPVYPLRIKDWKDAFFRLPFTFFSSRPVLMRPRDTKRFNPSRVKKTKDIDE, from the coding sequence ATGTTATTAAAATGGCTTGTGAAACAAATGCATAGTAATCAAGGACAGCAAGAAACCATTACTTCCGTACTAAACGTATTTCAAAAGTCGACTGACTTTAATGCATATGAACATTATAATTCACCAGTACCGTATAAATTGATGTTCTTTTCATCACTAGTAGATCCTGACAGGCTCCACAAAGACGTGCTTCCTTATGTTAATAAGTATATAACGGAAGGAATAGAAGTTCTTAAAGAAAAAATTCCAATTGAAGAAGTCACGATTACAAGTGATACGAGAGAAATTAAGAATAAAGTGTTACAGGGGAATATCCTCTTGCAACTCGTAGCAGACAAAGAAGAGTGTCTGCTCATAGAGGCAAGTGTTAATTTTGAACGTGATGTCGGAATGCCTGAAATCGAGTTTACAGTAACGGGGCCACAAGAATCGTTTATTGAATCACTTGATACTAATATTAATTTAATTCGTAAGCGACTTCCTTTACCTAATTTACAGATCAAAGAAATAGAAGTCGGAAAAATTACAAAGTCAAAGGTCGTCGTTTTATTTATTGAGGGCATTGCCGACCAAGAAAATGTAAAAACGATGGTCCAAAGAATCGAGGATATTGAGTTTGATCAAATTCTTGATAGTTCGATGCTAAATCAAATGGTATCTGATAGTTCATTTTCGATTTTTCCAGTTTATGTAAATACAGAAAGACCAGATCGAGTATCTGCTGCTTTAACAGAAGGAAAAGTCGTTGTGTTGAGTTCGGGTTCTCCAGAAGCGTTCTTTGGACCGACAACACTTATTGAGTTCTTCTCTTCATTAGAGGATTATTATTTACCGTGGCATATTGCCTCATTTGTTCGTATTCTGCGTTTCTTTGCGGTATCATTTTCTGTCCTTGCCGCACCAATTTATATTGCCGTACTGACTTTTCATTATGAGCTAATTCCGAAAGATTTGTTAGCAACCATAATCTCATCTCGCAGTAATATTCCGTTTCCACCGATCATCGAAGCTCTTTTCTTAGAGTTTACGATTGAGCTGTTACGTGAGGCAGGAGCAAGGCTGCCGACAAAAGTAGGTCAAACGATTGGTATTGTTGGTGGTATTGTTATCGGACAAGCATCAGTAGAGGCAGGGTTAACAAGTAATATACTACTCATTATCGTGGCCCTTTCTGCGTTAGCTTCGTTTACAACACCGGTATATCAAATGGGTAATACAATTCGAATTATTCGTTTTCCTATTATGATTGCGGCAGCGATATTAGGAGGAATTGGTATCGTCATTTGTTTACTTTTTACGATTGCCCACCTTGTTAGGCTAACATCGTTAGGCAGACCATATTTAGAGCCGGTCTATCCATTACGAATAAAAGACTGGAAAGATGCATTTTTTCGGTTGCCATTTACATTCTTTTCTTCTCGGCCAGTTTTAATGAGACCTAGAGATACGAAACGTTTTAATCCTTCAAGAGTGAAGAAAACAAAAGACATTGACGAGTAA